The following are encoded in a window of Bacillus sp. es.036 genomic DNA:
- a CDS encoding EamA family transporter: protein MWKYVLLVLAAGCSLGSLSTITKIGITRGFSVGELLAGQFVIGWLILLVLLLIFKQKPSFKGAKFLLIGGAMIGCVSIFYTLAVSKLPASIAVLLLFQFTWIGIVIDSLYQKKWPDLKTFFSVSILLIGTILASGIIGSEKLAYDPTGIILGLLSAICFAMYIFIMGKTSAEVPAIQKSFFMVTVAGVLVLTTFSPESLLHGGLSLEWTLFGFFLAILGNIFPVLFMAIGVPKVGSSVGTILSSSELPAAVFLSAIILHEAVHMIQWFGVFLVLAGIVISQWDVCGESKSKKSSIILDN from the coding sequence ATGTGGAAGTATGTATTGCTTGTTTTAGCTGCTGGATGCAGTCTGGGATCACTATCAACAATTACAAAAATAGGGATTACAAGAGGATTTTCTGTTGGAGAACTTTTAGCAGGACAGTTTGTCATTGGGTGGTTGATCTTACTTGTTCTACTTCTAATCTTTAAACAAAAGCCAAGTTTTAAAGGAGCTAAATTTTTGTTGATTGGCGGGGCTATGATCGGATGTGTTTCCATATTTTATACGCTTGCTGTCTCGAAGCTTCCAGCTTCCATTGCTGTTCTGCTTTTGTTCCAATTTACATGGATTGGTATTGTCATTGATTCCTTGTATCAAAAAAAATGGCCAGATTTAAAAACGTTTTTTTCCGTTAGCATTCTTCTTATCGGGACGATTCTAGCGAGTGGAATTATTGGAAGTGAGAAGTTAGCTTATGATCCAACCGGAATCATATTAGGGCTTTTATCAGCAATTTGTTTTGCCATGTACATTTTTATTATGGGCAAAACTTCAGCAGAAGTTCCTGCAATACAGAAAAGCTTTTTCATGGTGACCGTCGCAGGAGTTCTTGTGTTAACGACATTTTCTCCAGAATCTCTTCTACATGGTGGGCTATCGTTAGAATGGACGCTGTTTGGTTTCTTCTTAGCGATCCTTGGGAATATATTTCCTGTTCTTTTTATGGCAATAGGTGTACCGAAAGTTGGTTCGAGTGTTGGAACAATCCTTAGTTCTTCAGAGCTCCCCGCAGCAGTGTTTCTCTCGGCTATCATTCTCCATGAAGCCGTTCATATGATTCAATGGTTTGGCGTCTTTCTCGTTCTTGCTGGCATTGTCATTTCCCAATGGGATGTTTGCGGTGAAAGTAAATCCAAAAAAAGTAGTATAATTTTAGATAACTGA
- a CDS encoding mechanosensitive ion channel family protein, with translation MDLLRIDDTWIQLGIAIGIFLLFLLMRKIFAKYIYNLVLKLSRKSSNEFFTHLFLAFERPLRMLFVIIGLNISVRYVSFLDHHNELFKDIMSSSLIFLAAWGLYNLSSASSLFFQTMNTKYNLKIDQLLIPFLSKTLRLLIVAMTFSVIAGEFGYDVNGFITGLGLGGLAFALAAKETIENFFGGIVIITEKPFSIGEWIKTPSVEGVVEDITFRSTKIRTFAQALVTVPNARLANENITNWSKMGKRQITFHVGVTYNTPSERLETCITRIEKMLRDHDEIHPETIFVSFDEFNHSSLDVFLYFFTNTTTWGDFLNVKQDVNFKIMKIMEEEQVSFAFPTQTLHVESARSHEEEKMYS, from the coding sequence ATGGATTTGTTACGTATTGATGACACCTGGATTCAGCTTGGAATTGCCATTGGAATCTTCCTTCTTTTTCTATTAATGAGGAAAATTTTCGCGAAGTATATTTATAATCTCGTTCTTAAATTAAGCAGAAAATCTTCTAATGAATTTTTCACACATCTTTTTTTAGCATTTGAAAGACCGCTACGAATGCTATTTGTGATTATAGGATTAAATATTTCTGTTCGATATGTTTCTTTTCTTGATCATCATAATGAACTCTTCAAAGACATTATGAGTTCATCGTTAATTTTCTTAGCGGCTTGGGGACTGTATAACTTATCCTCAGCTTCTTCATTGTTTTTCCAAACGATGAACACGAAATATAATTTAAAAATTGATCAACTTCTAATTCCATTTCTATCAAAAACGCTCCGTCTCTTAATTGTTGCCATGACGTTCAGCGTCATTGCTGGAGAATTTGGTTATGATGTGAATGGGTTTATTACAGGGCTTGGACTAGGAGGATTAGCCTTTGCTCTTGCAGCAAAAGAAACGATTGAGAACTTCTTTGGTGGCATTGTGATTATTACAGAAAAGCCATTCTCAATTGGGGAATGGATTAAAACGCCTAGTGTTGAAGGGGTCGTTGAAGACATTACGTTTAGAAGTACGAAAATCCGTACGTTTGCTCAAGCGCTTGTTACCGTTCCAAATGCGAGACTAGCTAATGAAAATATTACAAACTGGTCAAAAATGGGGAAACGTCAGATTACGTTCCATGTTGGTGTCACGTACAATACGCCTTCAGAAAGACTTGAAACGTGTATTACTCGTATTGAGAAGATGCTTCGAGATCATGATGAAATTCACCCTGAAACGATCTTTGTTTCTTTTGATGAGTTTAATCATAGTAGCCTTGATGTTTTTCTTTATTTCTTTACAAATACGACAACGTGGGGCGATTTTTTAAATGTGAAGCAAGACGTGAACTTTAAAATTATGAAAATCATGGAGGAAGAGCAAGTTTCCTTTGCGTTCCCTACGCAAACACTCCATGTTGAAAGTGCACGATCTCATGAAGAAGAGAAAATGTATAGCTAA
- a CDS encoding bile acid:sodium symporter family protein: protein MKALEKASRFAGNTFAVWVLLFAVLGFIYPEGFTWITSYITILLGVIMFGMGMTLSTNDFKEVVKQPKSVAIGVAAQFIIMPLLAYALAVLFQLPAEVAVGVILVGCCPGGTASNVITYLSKGNTALSVAITAVSTLLAPLLTPALVLLFASQWLPVSAGDLFLSIFQMVVIPITLGVIVKLIFKEKVAESVKALPLVSVISIVAIVAAVVGASKDRIAETGLLIFSIVILHNLLGLIIGYFLAKLFRLNERDQRAISIEVGMQNSGLGAALAAAHFNPIAAVPSAIFSVWHNISGPILATIWSKRKPATKEQNVLSKRSA, encoded by the coding sequence ATGAAAGCTCTTGAAAAGGCAAGTCGCTTTGCGGGAAATACATTTGCAGTTTGGGTACTTCTTTTTGCAGTGTTAGGTTTTATTTATCCTGAAGGATTTACGTGGATTACTTCTTACATAACCATACTACTAGGCGTTATCATGTTTGGGATGGGGATGACCCTCTCTACCAATGATTTTAAAGAAGTGGTGAAGCAGCCAAAAAGTGTTGCCATTGGGGTGGCAGCACAGTTCATCATTATGCCATTACTCGCATACGCTCTAGCGGTTCTATTTCAGTTACCCGCTGAAGTTGCTGTAGGTGTCATCCTAGTCGGCTGCTGTCCTGGCGGAACAGCTTCCAATGTGATCACTTATCTCTCTAAAGGAAATACAGCTTTATCCGTAGCCATTACAGCTGTCTCAACACTACTTGCTCCTTTATTAACGCCTGCACTCGTTTTATTATTTGCGAGTCAGTGGCTACCGGTCTCAGCTGGAGATCTATTCTTATCGATATTCCAAATGGTCGTCATACCAATCACTCTTGGCGTTATCGTAAAGCTTATTTTCAAAGAAAAAGTTGCTGAAAGTGTAAAAGCGTTACCCCTTGTTTCGGTCATTTCTATCGTCGCCATTGTGGCTGCAGTCGTAGGCGCAAGCAAGGACCGCATCGCAGAGACAGGACTGTTGATCTTCTCCATTGTTATTCTTCATAACTTGCTCGGCCTAATCATTGGCTATTTTCTCGCAAAATTATTTCGACTTAATGAACGGGATCAACGAGCTATCTCTATTGAAGTTGGGATGCAGAATTCGGGTCTTGGAGCAGCACTCGCAGCAGCTCATTTTAATCCAATCGCGGCCGTACCGAGTGCCATCTTCAGTGTATGGCATAATATATCCGGTCCTATTCTTGCTACCATCTGGAGTAAAAGGAAGCCGGCTACTAAAGAACAAAACGTTTTATCAAAGAGAAGCGCATAG
- a CDS encoding SpoVR family protein → MSTEKEIFYAIEEITEIAKGFGLDYYPMRYEICPADIIYTFGAYGMPTRFSHWSFGKQFHKMKLQYDLGLSKIYELVINSDPCYAFLLDTNSLIQNKLIIAHVLAHCDFFKNNVRFSNTRRDMVESMTATAERVAYYEHHYGKDEVENFLDAVLSIQEHIDPSIMRPRLTYNYQDDTPIPVKHDSPYNDLWSIDKDDSADEPTPKKKKKFPPQPEKDLLLFIQEYSTELEDWQRDILTMMREEMLYFWPQLETKIMNEGWASYWHQRILREMDLTTDEAIEFASLNANVVQPSRTRINPYYLGLKIFEHIEEVYDNPTEEMRQRGFEPGKGREKMFEVREVEADISFIRNYLTKDLVHKEDLYLFQKKGRDYKIVDKEWEHIRDQLVTMRVNGGFPYLTVNDGNYMKAGEMYLHHSFEDTELDLQYLERVIPYIYQLWGRPVHMETKVEDKEVLFSYDGKKLHRRYL, encoded by the coding sequence ATGTCTACAGAGAAAGAAATCTTTTATGCCATAGAAGAGATTACGGAGATCGCAAAAGGGTTCGGACTCGATTATTACCCAATGCGTTATGAGATATGTCCAGCAGATATTATTTACACATTCGGAGCATATGGAATGCCAACGCGGTTCTCTCATTGGAGTTTTGGAAAACAGTTTCATAAAATGAAGCTGCAATATGATCTAGGACTAAGTAAAATCTATGAGCTTGTTATTAATTCAGATCCTTGCTATGCCTTTTTATTAGATACAAATAGCCTCATTCAAAATAAGCTTATTATTGCTCATGTATTGGCGCACTGTGACTTTTTTAAGAATAATGTTCGTTTCTCAAATACACGAAGAGACATGGTGGAAAGTATGACGGCCACTGCTGAGCGTGTTGCTTATTATGAACATCATTATGGGAAAGACGAAGTAGAAAACTTCCTTGATGCCGTCCTCTCCATACAAGAACATATAGATCCTTCTATCATGCGCCCTAGACTAACTTATAATTATCAAGACGATACACCAATTCCAGTGAAACATGATTCACCATACAATGATTTATGGTCAATCGATAAGGATGATTCTGCGGACGAGCCAACTCCAAAGAAAAAGAAGAAATTCCCTCCACAACCAGAAAAAGATCTTCTTCTTTTCATTCAGGAATACAGCACGGAGCTAGAAGACTGGCAACGAGATATTTTGACCATGATGCGAGAAGAAATGCTTTATTTCTGGCCACAGCTTGAAACAAAGATCATGAATGAAGGATGGGCAAGTTATTGGCACCAGCGTATTCTGCGCGAAATGGATTTAACGACGGATGAAGCAATTGAATTTGCTTCTTTAAATGCTAATGTTGTGCAGCCTTCACGCACACGTATTAATCCTTACTACCTGGGGCTTAAAATTTTCGAGCATATTGAGGAAGTCTACGATAACCCAACGGAAGAGATGAGGCAGCGGGGATTCGAGCCTGGGAAAGGGCGAGAAAAGATGTTTGAGGTCCGTGAAGTAGAAGCTGATATTTCATTCATTCGAAATTATTTAACGAAAGACCTCGTCCACAAAGAAGATTTATATTTATTTCAGAAAAAAGGGCGCGATTATAAAATTGTAGATAAAGAATGGGAGCATATTCGCGATCAACTTGTGACAATGAGAGTAAATGGCGGCTTTCCTTATTTAACTGTCAATGACGGAAACTATATGAAAGCTGGCGAAATGTATCTTCACCATTCTTTTGAAGACACAGAACTTGATCTTCAATATCTAGAGCGCGTTATTCCTTATATTTATCAGCTTTGGGGGCGTCCGGTTCATATGGAAACAAAAGTGGAAGATAAAGAAGTTCTTTTTTCATATGACGGAAAGAAATTACATCGAAGGTATTTGTAG